The Fulvivirga maritima genome segment AGCCGTTCCTTATGACTATACGGCCACTCGTACTTTAGCATTATTATTTGAGGTGGGAGAGAAAGAAAAAGCTGTAGAAATAGCTAAAATTATTGGAGACAGAGCCATAGAAATGGTTGATTACCTAATCGCTGAAAATGCAGATCTTGGTATGGAACTCCAAAGAAATTTACTGGTACTACATGAGTTACAAAGAACACTTAACCGAACTGGAGAAGGTGAACTGGCTCAGAAATATGAAGAGGCTTACAACAAAGCTCTTGGCAACCTTCAGATAGATAGACGAAGGATGTAAAAGTCACAAGACATAAAAAAAGCGGGTTGAAGCCCGCTTTTTTTATGTCTTATTTTCAAATGTTTTATTTCTCCATAATACAGAATAAATCAAGAGCTCCATCTGCCTGATCTGTAAGCAAATAGTCAGTATGATGTATTTGGTTAACCAAACTATCATTACTGGTTTTTAGTTTATTCCTGTTCATTCTGTTCAGTAAATCATAAGGAATTCTTAATAAAGGTGCTGGTAATCTATATTGAAGATTTAAAATATCAAATCTGGTAATCTTCTCCACACTCTTCTTATTCATTTCATAGTACTCCATAACCTTATCATTTCCGGCTACACCTTTCATTTCTACTTTAGGAAATACGGTTTTTGCCAAATTTTCCAGCTCTGTAGCTTTATACTCACGTATATGCCAAGGGTTTCTGGTAAGTGTTTTTTTAATATTTGGAGTAGTAATAAGCGCTTTTCCTCCAGGCTTCAGCACTCTATGAATCTCCTGAAGGTATAACTTATCATTTTTAATGTGCTCTATCACCTGAAAGCTAATGATCACATCAAAAGAATTATCTGCAATGCCTTCAAAAGGAGGTATATTTCCTTGAATCAGTTTTACATCTGGGTATTTCTCTTGAAGATCATCTATTACTTCCTGAATCTTATCTATTGCAGTATAGCTGGTACATTTATCCTTTAGCAAGGCTATGCCCCTACCTTCTCCACAACCTATTTCAAATAAATCACCATGCATGTACTCTTCAGCCA includes the following:
- a CDS encoding class I SAM-dependent methyltransferase, encoding MSVYTTEIASDKIASDNPIHQRLLKAYYLAEEYMHGDLFEIGCGEGRGIALLKDKCTSYTAIDKIQEVIDDLQEKYPDVKLIQGNIPPFEGIADNSFDVIISFQVIEHIKNDKLYLQEIHRVLKPGGKALITTPNIKKTLTRNPWHIREYKATELENLAKTVFPKVEMKGVAGNDKVMEYYEMNKKSVEKITRFDILNLQYRLPAPLLRIPYDLLNRMNRNKLKTSNDSLVNQIHHTDYLLTDQADGALDLFCIMEK